One Gadus morhua chromosome 23, gadMor3.0, whole genome shotgun sequence DNA segment encodes these proteins:
- the trdmt1 gene encoding tRNA (cytosine(38)-C(5))-methyltransferase gives MTAELRVLELYSGIGGMHYALKESGVAAKVVAAIDVNTTANEIYRHNFPDTPLWPKTIEGISLEEFNKLSFDMILMSPPCQPFTRIGLQGDTSDPRTKSFLYILDLLPRLAVLPRFILLENVKGFETSSARDSLLNTLRDCGYTFQEILVSPTSLGIPNSRLRYFLIAKAPPGSFSFETSSEIVEGFPQPPSSKSSSHPIPAPATSCRSTGLKEQQEVVPPDPDRVVLYKLETARDADRKSNQNADLSVRQIQEFLKPRSDLGGEEEEEEVSQYLLPAKTLLRYALLMDIVTPACRRSVCFTKGYGHYVEGTGSVLMPGVEAEMHSVFKGLEELPAAQDEEKLRRLRTLRLRYFTPREIATLMGFPSNLAFPERISTKQRYRVLGNSLNVRVVAKLIQIMAS, from the exons AGAGTGGCGTAGCTGCCAAGGTAGTTGCAGCCATTGATGTCAACACCACGGCCAATGAGATATACAGACACAACTTCCCAGACACGCCTCTCTGGCCCAAGACAATTGAG GGGATATCACTAGAGGAGTTTAACAAACTGTCCTTTGACATGATTTTGATGAGCCCACCATGCCAGCCTTTCACGAg AATCGGGCTGCAGGGCGATACGTCAGACCCCAGGACCAAGAGCTTTCTCTACATTCTTGATCTACTGCCAAG GCTGGCCGTGCTGCCCCGCTTCATTCTGCTGGAGAACGTGAAGGGCTTCGAAACCTCCTCGGCCAG GGATTCACTGCTAAATACGCTGAGGGATTGCGGATACACGTTTCAAGAAATCCTGGTGTCGCCTACCAGT CTTGGTATCCCAAACTCAAGGCTTCGCTATTTCCTCATTGCCAAGGCACCTCCCGGAAGCTTCTCATTTGAGACCAGCTCAGAG ATTGTAGAAGGATTCCCTCAGCCCCCTTCGTCCAAGTCCTCCTCACACCCCATACCGGCCCCGGCCACTTCCTGTCGGAGCACCGGCCTCAAAGAGCAGCAGGAAGTGGTACCCCCCGACCCGGACCGTGTGGTCCTGTACAAGCTGGAGACGGCCCGGGACGCGGACAGGAAGTCCAACCAGAACGCAGACCTGTCGGTCCGGCAGATCCAGGAGTTCTTAAAGCCGCGGTCAGACCTCggcggagaggaagaggaagaggaagtgagtCAGTACCTCCTTCCTGCCAAGACTTTGCTGCGCTACGCTCTCCTCATGGACATAGTCACGCCCGCCTGCAGGAGATCCGTCTGCTTCACCAAGGG CTACGGCCACTATGTAGAGGGAACGGGATCCGTTCTGATGCCCGGCGTGGAGGCAGAG ATGCACTCTGTGTTTAAAGGCCTTGAGGAGTTGCCCGCAGCGCAGGACGAGGAGAAACTACGGCGGCTGCGCACGCTGAGGCTTCGCTACTTCACGCCGAGAGAGATCGCCACCCTGATGGGCTTCCCCTCCAATCTGG ccttCCCAGAGCGCATCTCCACCAAGCAGCGCTACCGTGTGCTCGGCAACAGTCTCAATGTACGGGTGGTGGCCAAACTCATACAGATCATGGCGTCCTAG